In a genomic window of Arthrobacter woluwensis:
- a CDS encoding helicase HerA-like domain-containing protein: protein MAMASKSTDSKSTEDKVQTIREGYTFSGPVIELGAAIVDDAVHQDAPVRLPLGMMNRHGLVAGATGTGKTVTLHMMAEQLSAAGVPVFLADIKGDLSGLSVPGAGGDKLLARTAELGQEWKAATFPVEYLALGGNGKGIPVRASITSFGPILLSRVMDLNDTQESSLQLIFHFADQNQLELDDLKDLRAVIQYLTSDEGKEALAQLGGLSKATAGVILREIVALEAQGMEQFFGLPEFDPSELLRTAPDGRGVISALELPTLQDKPALFSTFLMWLLSELFETLPEAGDLDKPKLVFFFDEAHLLFTGASKAFLQAITQTVRLIRSKGVGIFFVTQTPKDVPADVLGQLANRVQHALRAFTPDDAKALKATVSTFPVSDYDLDKVLTSAGIGEAVITVMNEKGAPTPVALTRLRAPESLMGPADDATMNQVVQASSLATKYSQATDRQSAFEKLQGTPVAGAPGQPGAPAGTGSADQGAVNQGSVDEEARRIEAEILGHSVPGTPAQTPAPSAPAPSAPPPPAPEPAQNPMGDIMGGLGSALGGGLRSMVRSLGTQLGRDLGRSIFGTSSRSRRR from the coding sequence ATGGCCATGGCCAGCAAGAGCACTGACTCCAAAAGCACAGAGGACAAAGTCCAGACGATCCGCGAGGGCTACACCTTCTCCGGCCCCGTGATCGAGCTGGGAGCGGCGATCGTGGACGACGCCGTCCACCAGGACGCCCCGGTCCGGCTGCCCCTGGGCATGATGAACCGTCACGGCCTCGTGGCGGGCGCCACGGGCACCGGCAAGACGGTCACCCTGCACATGATGGCGGAGCAGCTGTCCGCCGCCGGGGTGCCGGTCTTCCTGGCCGACATCAAGGGCGATCTGTCCGGTCTGTCCGTGCCCGGCGCGGGCGGGGACAAGCTCCTGGCGCGCACCGCCGAACTCGGCCAGGAGTGGAAGGCCGCGACGTTCCCGGTCGAGTACCTCGCCCTGGGCGGCAACGGCAAGGGCATCCCCGTGCGGGCGTCGATCACCAGCTTCGGCCCCATCCTCCTGTCCCGGGTCATGGACCTCAACGACACCCAGGAGTCGAGCCTCCAGCTGATCTTCCACTTCGCGGACCAGAATCAGCTGGAACTGGACGATCTCAAGGATCTCCGGGCGGTCATCCAGTACCTCACCTCGGATGAGGGGAAAGAGGCGCTGGCCCAGCTCGGCGGCCTGTCCAAGGCGACCGCCGGCGTCATCCTGCGCGAGATCGTGGCGCTGGAGGCCCAGGGCATGGAGCAGTTCTTCGGGCTCCCCGAGTTCGACCCTTCCGAGCTCCTGCGCACGGCCCCGGACGGACGCGGCGTCATCAGCGCGCTCGAACTGCCCACGCTGCAGGACAAGCCCGCGCTGTTCTCCACGTTCCTCATGTGGCTGCTGTCCGAGCTGTTCGAGACTCTTCCGGAGGCCGGCGACCTGGACAAGCCCAAGCTCGTCTTCTTCTTCGACGAGGCGCACCTTCTCTTCACCGGCGCCTCCAAGGCCTTCCTGCAGGCCATCACCCAGACCGTCCGGCTCATCCGTTCCAAGGGCGTGGGCATCTTCTTCGTGACCCAGACCCCCAAGGACGTCCCCGCAGACGTCCTCGGCCAGCTCGCGAACCGGGTCCAGCACGCGCTGCGCGCCTTCACCCCGGACGACGCCAAGGCGCTCAAAGCCACGGTGTCCACCTTCCCGGTCAGTGACTACGATCTGGACAAGGTCCTCACCTCCGCCGGGATCGGCGAAGCTGTCATCACCGTCATGAATGAGAAGGGCGCTCCCACTCCGGTGGCGCTGACCCGTCTCCGCGCGCCGGAATCGCTCATGGGTCCGGCGGATGACGCCACCATGAACCAGGTCGTCCAGGCGTCGTCCCTGGCCACCAAGTACAGCCAGGCCACGGACCGCCAGTCCGCGTTCGAGAAGCTCCAGGGCACCCCCGTCGCCGGTGCTCCCGGGCAGCCGGGAGCACCGGCGGGCACGGGCTCCGCGGACCAGGGCGCTGTGAACCAGGGCTCCGTGGATGAGGAGGCCCGCCGCATCGAGGCGGAGATCCTCGGACACTCGGTGCCCGGCACCCCGGCGCAGACCCCCGCCCCCAGCGCACCCGCGCCGAGCGCACCCCCGCCCCCTGCCCCGGAACCCGCGCAGAACCCGATGGGTGACATCATGGGAGGCCTGGGCTCTGCACTGGGCGGCGGGCTCCGCTCCATGGTGCGGTCGCTCGGCACCCAATTGGGCCGCGACCTGGGTCGCAGCATCTTCGGCACCTCATCGAGAAGCAGGCGCCGCTGA
- a CDS encoding patatin-like phospholipase family protein: MHHDTSSDSSSASGTSNPPGRRALVLGGGGSTGNAWLLGVIAGLAHAGLTVTDADLIIGTSAGATAAAQLTGADPAELYEASLTPPPARRPQPSAGDAGRRGLAGSTINHLERTDRIISEAHDADDMRRRMAAAALELPGSADPEVRSRWRATVASRLPSHEWPEQQVYLTAVDALNGEPMVFTRESGVLLADAVAASCASGFAYPVGDRQYIDGGYRRNENADLAAGCTRVLVLSPFGGRTRTPLAWGQHLGAQVDELRDAGSAVEVISPEPEDEHLFGANAMNLALRPDAARAGFRQGQSLAGGLASFWGASAAG, from the coding sequence ATGCACCACGACACTTCTTCTGATTCATCCTCTGCTTCCGGCACCTCCAACCCTCCGGGCCGTCGCGCCCTGGTCCTCGGTGGAGGCGGGTCCACCGGCAATGCCTGGCTCCTCGGAGTCATCGCAGGGCTCGCACACGCGGGCCTCACCGTCACGGACGCCGACCTGATCATCGGCACTTCCGCCGGCGCCACGGCGGCGGCGCAGCTCACCGGTGCCGACCCGGCCGAGCTCTACGAGGCCTCCCTGACACCACCTCCCGCCCGCCGTCCCCAGCCGTCGGCGGGAGACGCGGGACGCCGGGGGCTGGCAGGATCCACCATCAATCACCTGGAACGGACCGACAGGATCATCTCGGAGGCGCACGACGCCGACGACATGCGCCGCCGGATGGCCGCCGCAGCGCTCGAGCTCCCCGGTTCGGCTGACCCGGAGGTCCGCTCCCGGTGGCGCGCGACCGTCGCGTCGCGCCTGCCGAGCCACGAGTGGCCGGAACAACAGGTGTACCTGACGGCCGTGGACGCTCTCAATGGCGAGCCGATGGTCTTCACCCGTGAGAGCGGCGTCCTCCTCGCCGACGCCGTGGCCGCCAGTTGCGCCAGCGGCTTCGCCTATCCTGTCGGGGACCGGCAGTACATCGACGGCGGCTACCGACGCAATGAGAACGCCGACCTCGCCGCCGGCTGCACCCGGGTCCTGGTCCTCTCACCGTTCGGCGGGCGGACGCGCACTCCGCTGGCGTGGGGTCAGCACCTCGGCGCTCAAGTCGACGAACTGCGCGACGCCGGCAGCGCCGTCGAGGTCATCTCACCTGAGCCGGAGGACGAGCACCTCTTCGGCGCCAACGCCATGAACCTCGCCTTGCGCCCGGATGCGGCGCGGGCCGGCTTCCGTCAGGGTCAGAGTCTCGCCGGAGGGCTGGCGTCGTTCTGGGGCGCGTCGGCGGCGGGGTGA
- a CDS encoding NHL domain-containing thioredoxin family protein: protein MTIENATSVRSATRVRASELVGRNWLNTGGEQLSLEKLRGKIVLLDFWTFCCINCLHVLDEMRPLEEQYSDVLVTVGVHSPKFEHEADPVAIAAAVERYEIHHPVLDDPELDTWKAYAARAWPTLVVVDPEGYVVAHLSGEGHADGLAVLIPELIAEHEAKGTLHRGDGPYVAPEATSGTLRFPGKALLLPAGRGSGQDSWLVSDTGHHRVLELADDFDTILSAYGDGTKGHVDGGAEGARFNEPQGLTLLPAELAARVGYDVVVADSVNHRLRGISLATGEVTTLAGSGVQRLLEAGPARVDDDGAGYGGPLGADPLQVALSSPWDVLWSESLQTVVIAMAGVHQIFAFSPETGEVSILAGNGLEGLLDGAADSAWFAQSSGLAEGPDGSIWVADSETSALRRLVPTGDAGRVTVETAIGKGLFDFGFRDGEASEARLQHPLGVTVLPDGSVAIADTYNGAVRRYDPATGVVSTLTRGLAEPSDVVLDPRGAEPLLVVVEANKHQLIYVPIPAEAQQVDEGASQTQRPTSPVAPGSFELAVRFTAPTGQKLDYRWGDPTQLKISSTPAELLVSGGGTGEGLNRTLELSSEVTEGILHITARAAACDGAEGPDGEIPDHAACHLYQQDWGIPVVLSADGDTELVLDLRGMD, encoded by the coding sequence ATGACCATCGAGAACGCGACCTCCGTGCGCAGCGCCACCCGCGTCCGCGCTTCCGAGCTGGTGGGCCGCAACTGGCTCAACACCGGTGGGGAACAGCTCTCCCTCGAGAAACTCCGTGGCAAGATCGTGCTGCTGGACTTCTGGACCTTCTGCTGCATCAACTGCCTGCACGTCCTGGACGAGATGCGCCCGCTCGAGGAGCAGTACAGCGACGTCCTGGTGACGGTCGGCGTCCACTCGCCCAAGTTCGAGCACGAGGCCGACCCGGTGGCCATCGCCGCCGCCGTGGAGCGTTACGAGATCCACCACCCGGTCCTGGATGACCCGGAGCTGGACACCTGGAAGGCTTACGCCGCCCGCGCCTGGCCCACCTTGGTGGTCGTCGACCCCGAGGGATACGTGGTGGCGCACCTCTCCGGCGAAGGCCACGCCGACGGGCTTGCCGTCCTGATCCCGGAACTCATCGCGGAGCACGAGGCCAAGGGCACTCTGCACCGCGGTGACGGCCCGTACGTGGCGCCGGAGGCGACCTCCGGGACGCTCCGCTTCCCGGGCAAGGCCCTGCTGCTGCCCGCCGGGCGCGGTTCCGGGCAGGACTCCTGGCTCGTCTCCGACACCGGTCATCACCGCGTCCTGGAGCTCGCCGACGACTTCGACACCATCCTGTCCGCGTATGGCGACGGGACCAAGGGACATGTCGACGGCGGGGCCGAGGGCGCCCGCTTCAACGAGCCCCAGGGACTCACCCTCCTGCCCGCCGAGCTGGCGGCGCGGGTCGGGTACGACGTCGTCGTGGCAGACTCCGTCAACCACCGCCTGCGCGGCATCAGCCTCGCCACCGGTGAGGTGACCACGCTCGCCGGCAGTGGCGTGCAGCGGCTCCTGGAAGCGGGCCCCGCCCGTGTGGACGACGACGGCGCCGGCTACGGCGGGCCGCTCGGCGCGGATCCGCTCCAGGTGGCCCTCAGCTCACCGTGGGACGTCCTCTGGTCCGAGTCGCTGCAGACCGTGGTGATCGCCATGGCGGGCGTGCACCAGATCTTCGCGTTCTCCCCGGAGACGGGCGAGGTGTCCATCCTGGCCGGCAACGGTCTGGAAGGCCTGCTCGACGGCGCGGCCGACTCGGCCTGGTTCGCCCAGTCCTCCGGCCTCGCCGAAGGACCCGACGGCTCCATCTGGGTGGCCGACTCGGAGACCTCCGCGCTGCGCCGCCTCGTGCCCACGGGCGACGCCGGCCGCGTGACCGTGGAGACCGCCATCGGCAAGGGCCTCTTCGACTTCGGATTCCGCGACGGCGAAGCCTCCGAGGCGCGGCTCCAGCACCCGCTCGGTGTCACCGTGCTGCCCGACGGTTCCGTGGCGATCGCCGACACCTACAACGGCGCCGTGCGCCGCTACGACCCGGCGACCGGCGTCGTGTCCACCCTGACGCGCGGCCTCGCCGAGCCCAGTGACGTGGTCCTCGACCCCCGGGGCGCGGAGCCGCTGCTCGTGGTGGTGGAGGCCAACAAGCACCAGCTGATCTACGTGCCGATCCCGGCCGAGGCACAGCAGGTGGACGAGGGCGCCTCCCAGACCCAGCGTCCGACGTCGCCCGTGGCGCCGGGGTCCTTCGAACTGGCGGTCCGCTTCACCGCCCCCACGGGCCAGAAGCTGGACTACCGCTGGGGCGATCCGACCCAGCTGAAGATCTCGTCGACCCCGGCCGAGCTCCTGGTCTCGGGTGGCGGCACGGGCGAAGGCCTGAACCGCACGCTCGAGCTGTCCTCCGAGGTCACCGAGGGCATCCTGCACATCACCGCCCGCGCGGCGGCCTGTGACGGTGCGGAAGGCCCCGACGGCGAGATCCCCGATCACGCCGCCTGCCACCTGTACCAGCAGGACTGGGGCATCCCCGTGGTCCTGAGCGCCGACGGCGACACGGAACTGGTCCTGGACCTGCGCGGCATGGACTGA
- a CDS encoding LysE family translocator: protein MTLEQSLLGFAALSVLITILPGTDTALVLRYALGRSRRHAYTAALGMITGAFIWGVAAATGVSALLAVSTVAYDILRVIGAGYMLWLAFSFWRASFRTGDGAVDTASGPATVAPEHLGKTWAKGFLSNILNPKYGMFCLAVIPQFLVPSIAPLWMGLMLSVISNLEAALWFTVIITAAHYFRRWLDGPRFRKIIDRVTGTALGAFGIVALAETRHG from the coding sequence GTGACCCTCGAACAGTCCCTGCTGGGCTTCGCCGCTCTGTCCGTCCTCATCACGATCCTTCCGGGAACGGACACCGCCCTCGTCCTCCGCTATGCCCTGGGCCGGAGCCGCCGTCACGCGTACACCGCGGCGCTGGGCATGATCACGGGCGCGTTCATCTGGGGCGTGGCCGCGGCCACCGGAGTCTCGGCGCTGCTGGCCGTCTCGACTGTCGCGTATGACATCCTCCGTGTCATCGGCGCGGGGTACATGCTCTGGCTCGCCTTCTCCTTCTGGAGGGCCTCCTTCCGCACGGGCGACGGCGCCGTCGACACCGCCTCCGGGCCGGCCACCGTGGCGCCAGAACACCTCGGGAAGACCTGGGCGAAGGGCTTCCTCTCCAACATCCTGAATCCGAAGTACGGGATGTTCTGCCTGGCGGTCATCCCGCAGTTCCTGGTCCCGTCGATCGCTCCCCTCTGGATGGGCCTGATGCTCTCGGTGATCAGCAATCTCGAAGCGGCCCTCTGGTTCACCGTGATCATCACGGCGGCACACTATTTCCGGCGCTGGCTGGACGGGCCCCGGTTCCGCAAGATCATCGACCGCGTGACGGGGACGGCGCTCGGCGCCTTCGGGATCGTGGCCCTGGCGGAGACGCGGCACGGCTGA
- a CDS encoding cytochrome c oxidase assembly protein, with product MPATTRNQVSSRPGRPARGQGSNGKAAQGPAPQATRTGLGPGWQFAAIAVAVVTLVLGLLFTGAAGVRQLSDPGALVRWGLPVAKTVHNLSLAVTVAALAFAVVVLPQGIRAPRRGGETKDVPEHPAFTRTMLLAGVAGSLWTVSAIAVLVLTYANVSGQALSGDTEYTRALVFFMSDFPLGRGWLFVVIVAALVATASFGLRNTTALAFTLLLALLGMVPPALNGHAASSNDHAGAVNSIGLHVLGASLWVGGIAVLALISGLLARPASGTPRRDITAATLKRFSALALFCFVLVTVSGIISASIRITSWHNLFYSPYGQLVLVKTFCALVLGAIGYMHRSWIIPRLGNDDGAASRGKAASVPSKGSLTAQRVLWQIIGVELLVMAATSAVAVALSSSAPPSETKYSEDASPAFILSGYELPPELTPERWLTVWRLDWLWVAVAVFGAVAYALGVIKVIRRGDRWPVMRAVSWFIGLAALTYIISGAPGVYGHVMFSIHMVEHMALTMVAPIFLVIGSPITLALRALAPRTDGSRGLREWILAFVHSRFSQVVTHPLFAAANFAGSIVLFYYSDFFGFAMRDHVGHELMNLHFLLTGYIFALTMIGQDPLPRRAPFPMRLLLLLATMAFHAFFGVSIMGGTSLLAADYFGNLGRAWGPSAIVDQQHGGAIAWGIGEVPTVLLAIGVAIMWSRSDERETRRKDRAADRNNDAELTAYNDMFTRLAQRDGSPTGRTAPTAGAASTLEPGTPGAGTPEPKEKE from the coding sequence ATGCCAGCAACCACCAGGAACCAGGTCTCCTCACGCCCCGGAAGACCCGCGCGCGGGCAGGGGTCGAACGGGAAGGCCGCCCAGGGTCCCGCACCCCAGGCCACCCGGACCGGGCTGGGACCGGGCTGGCAGTTCGCGGCGATCGCCGTGGCGGTCGTGACGCTGGTCCTCGGCCTGCTGTTCACCGGTGCCGCCGGTGTGCGTCAGCTCTCCGATCCCGGCGCCCTGGTGCGCTGGGGGCTCCCGGTGGCCAAGACCGTCCACAACCTCAGCCTGGCCGTGACGGTCGCGGCGCTGGCGTTCGCCGTCGTCGTGCTGCCGCAGGGGATCAGGGCTCCGCGGCGCGGTGGCGAGACGAAGGACGTGCCGGAACACCCTGCCTTCACCCGGACCATGCTGCTGGCGGGCGTGGCCGGAAGCCTCTGGACCGTGTCCGCGATCGCGGTGCTGGTGCTGACTTACGCGAACGTGTCCGGGCAGGCCCTCAGCGGCGACACCGAGTACACCAGAGCCCTCGTCTTCTTCATGAGCGACTTCCCGCTGGGCCGGGGCTGGCTCTTCGTGGTGATCGTCGCGGCGCTCGTGGCGACCGCCAGCTTCGGCCTGCGCAACACGACGGCGCTCGCGTTCACGCTGCTCCTGGCACTCCTCGGCATGGTGCCGCCGGCGCTGAACGGCCACGCGGCGAGTTCCAACGACCACGCCGGCGCCGTGAACTCGATCGGCCTGCACGTGCTGGGGGCCTCGCTCTGGGTGGGCGGCATCGCCGTCCTGGCCCTCATCTCCGGCCTCCTGGCCCGCCCGGCCTCGGGCACCCCGCGCCGCGACATCACCGCGGCCACCCTCAAACGCTTCTCCGCGCTGGCACTCTTCTGCTTCGTGCTGGTCACGGTGTCCGGCATCATCAGCGCCTCCATCCGCATCACCAGCTGGCACAATCTCTTCTACTCGCCCTACGGCCAGCTGGTGCTGGTCAAGACCTTCTGCGCCCTGGTCCTCGGGGCGATCGGCTACATGCACCGTTCGTGGATCATCCCGCGGCTGGGCAATGACGACGGCGCGGCCTCGCGGGGCAAGGCCGCTTCGGTCCCGTCCAAAGGCTCCCTCACGGCGCAGCGCGTGCTCTGGCAGATCATCGGCGTCGAGCTGCTCGTCATGGCTGCGACGAGCGCGGTCGCCGTCGCGCTGTCCTCCTCGGCCCCGCCGTCCGAGACCAAGTACTCCGAGGATGCCAGCCCGGCCTTCATCCTCAGTGGTTACGAGCTGCCCCCCGAACTGACCCCGGAACGCTGGCTCACGGTCTGGCGTCTCGACTGGCTGTGGGTCGCGGTGGCCGTGTTCGGCGCCGTCGCTTATGCCCTGGGTGTCATCAAGGTCATCCGCCGTGGCGACCGCTGGCCCGTCATGCGGGCGGTGTCCTGGTTCATCGGCCTCGCGGCCCTGACGTACATCATCTCCGGCGCCCCCGGTGTGTACGGGCACGTCATGTTCTCCATCCACATGGTGGAGCACATGGCCCTGACCATGGTGGCGCCGATCTTCCTGGTGATCGGCTCGCCCATCACCCTGGCGCTCCGCGCGCTCGCACCCCGCACGGATGGCAGCCGCGGTCTGCGCGAATGGATTCTCGCCTTCGTGCACTCCCGCTTCTCCCAGGTGGTCACGCACCCGCTCTTCGCGGCCGCGAACTTCGCCGGGTCGATCGTGCTGTTCTACTACTCGGACTTCTTCGGTTTCGCCATGCGGGATCACGTGGGCCACGAGCTGATGAACCTCCACTTCCTGCTGACCGGATACATTTTCGCGCTGACCATGATCGGTCAGGACCCGTTGCCGCGCCGCGCGCCGTTCCCGATGCGGCTCCTGCTGCTCCTGGCGACCATGGCGTTCCACGCCTTCTTCGGCGTCTCCATCATGGGCGGCACGAGCCTGCTCGCCGCGGACTACTTCGGAAACCTGGGCCGTGCCTGGGGTCCGAGCGCGATCGTGGACCAGCAGCACGGCGGGGCGATCGCCTGGGGCATCGGCGAAGTGCCCACCGTTCTGCTCGCGATCGGGGTCGCCATCATGTGGTCCCGCTCGGATGAACGGGAGACGCGCCGCAAGGACCGGGCGGCGGACAGGAATAACGACGCCGAGCTGACCGCTTACAACGACATGTTCACCCGTCTTGCCCAGAGGGACGGTTCACCCACCGGACGCACTGCGCCCACCGCCGGCGCGGCCTCTACGCTGGAACCCGGAACGCCGGGAGCCGGCACGCCGGAACCGAAGGAGAAAGAATGA